In the Opitutia bacterium genome, one interval contains:
- a CDS encoding arabinose ABC transporter substrate-binding protein, with translation MKPHPALLPLALLCCALALTGCGPKSDSAAHTAPTPAAPTKIKLGFLVKQPEEPWFQFEWKGAEKAAAEHGFELLKYGTADGEKVMAAIDNLAVAGAQGFVICTPDVRLGPQIVARARQKNMKIVTVDDMFVQPDGKFMTEVPYLGMSASQIGESVGRALHVEATKRHWNLEETGVCLITFEELDTARERTEGARRALEAAGFPAARIFKAPQKTTDIPGSFDAASSLLTRQGGIKRWLIAGMNDNAVLGAVRAMEGRGFNAETVIGIGINGTDCIDELRKPKATGFYGSMLVSAPFEGYETARLLHVWVKDGQQPPLETRTPGIFITRENFEAILKREGILQ, from the coding sequence ATGAAACCCCACCCCGCGTTGCTTCCGCTGGCTCTCCTCTGTTGCGCGCTGGCGCTCACCGGCTGCGGCCCGAAATCCGACTCCGCCGCCCACACCGCACCGACTCCGGCGGCTCCGACCAAGATCAAGCTCGGCTTCCTCGTGAAGCAGCCCGAGGAGCCGTGGTTCCAATTCGAGTGGAAAGGCGCGGAGAAGGCCGCGGCCGAACACGGCTTCGAACTTCTGAAATACGGCACGGCCGACGGCGAGAAAGTCATGGCCGCCATCGACAATCTCGCGGTCGCCGGCGCGCAGGGCTTCGTCATCTGCACGCCCGACGTCCGCCTCGGGCCGCAAATCGTCGCGCGCGCCAGGCAGAAGAACATGAAGATCGTCACGGTCGACGACATGTTCGTCCAGCCCGACGGCAAATTCATGACCGAGGTGCCCTATCTCGGCATGTCCGCCTCGCAGATCGGCGAATCCGTCGGCCGGGCCCTCCACGTCGAAGCCACGAAGCGCCATTGGAACCTCGAGGAAACCGGCGTCTGCCTCATCACGTTCGAGGAGCTCGATACCGCTCGCGAGCGCACCGAAGGCGCCCGTCGCGCGCTCGAAGCCGCCGGCTTCCCCGCCGCCCGCATCTTCAAGGCGCCGCAAAAGACCACCGACATCCCCGGCAGCTTCGACGCGGCGAGCTCGCTGCTCACACGCCAAGGCGGCATCAAGCGCTGGCTCATCGCCGGCATGAACGACAACGCCGTGCTCGGCGCCGTGCGCGCGATGGAAGGCCGCGGCTTCAACGCCGAGACGGTCATCGGCATTGGCATCAACGGCACCGATTGCATCGACGAACTCCGCAAGCCCAAGGCGACCGGTTTCTACGGCTCGATGCTCGTCTCCGCGCCCTTCGAGGGCTACGAGACCGCGCGCCTGCTTCACGTCTGGGTGAAGGACGGCCAGCAACCGCCGCTCGAGACGCGCACCCCCGGCATCTTCATCACGCGCGAGAACTTCGAGGCGATCCTCAAACGCGAAGGCATTCTCCAGTAG
- the araG gene encoding L-arabinose ABC transporter ATP-binding protein AraG — protein MPSDPPAPSYPCRTLARRVTPYLQFASVTKSYIGVTALQDVTFDVREGTVHALMGENGAGKSTLLKALSGAHRPTSGRILLGGNAHDFASTSAALAAGVAVIYQELHLVPGMTVAENIFLGHLPQRGGIIDRTTLRERATQLLRRLGEDIDPDTKLAHLPIGQRQMVEIAKALSRGAKVIAFDEPTSSLSVREIERLFAVIRELRAQGCVILYVTHRMEEVFALCDACTVLRDGRHVRTYESLREITPAKLVQDMVGRDIADVYAYTPRPHGPTAFEARAVTGPGLRAPVSLSVAQGEILGLFGLVGAGRTELLKLFFGSERATSGSVIVHGEAVALRSPAAAIAAGIVYCTEDRKREGIVPILSVQDNCNLGIRAPHTSWGGLIDGRWERENATAKVRELAVRTPSVEQLIKHLSGGNQQKVILARWLSTKIRVLLLDEPTRGIDVGAKSEIYRIILRLAAEGVAVILVSSDLPEALGLADRVAVMRQGELAAILDRSAATPERVLSLALPQENAPATGVT, from the coding sequence CTGCCATCGGATCCGCCCGCTCCCTCCTATCCCTGCCGCACTCTCGCGCGCCGCGTGACGCCTTACCTCCAGTTCGCCTCCGTCACTAAGTCCTACATCGGCGTCACCGCGCTGCAGGACGTCACCTTCGACGTGCGCGAAGGCACGGTGCACGCGCTCATGGGCGAGAATGGCGCCGGCAAGTCCACCTTGCTCAAAGCGCTCAGCGGCGCGCACCGGCCGACTTCCGGCCGGATTCTCCTCGGCGGAAACGCCCACGACTTCGCGTCGACCTCCGCCGCGCTCGCCGCCGGCGTCGCGGTGATCTATCAGGAACTTCACCTCGTGCCCGGGATGACCGTGGCCGAGAACATCTTCCTCGGCCACCTCCCGCAACGCGGCGGCATCATCGATCGGACGACGCTCCGCGAGCGTGCCACGCAGCTGTTGCGCCGGCTCGGCGAGGACATCGATCCCGACACCAAACTCGCGCACCTGCCCATTGGCCAGCGCCAGATGGTCGAAATCGCCAAAGCACTCAGCCGCGGCGCCAAGGTGATCGCGTTCGACGAACCGACGAGCAGCCTGTCCGTGCGCGAAATCGAACGCCTCTTCGCCGTCATCCGTGAACTGCGCGCGCAGGGCTGCGTCATTCTCTACGTCACGCACCGCATGGAGGAGGTCTTCGCGCTCTGCGACGCCTGCACCGTGCTCCGCGACGGCCGGCACGTGCGGACCTACGAATCGCTGCGCGAGATCACGCCCGCGAAGCTCGTGCAGGACATGGTCGGGCGCGACATCGCCGACGTCTACGCCTACACGCCGCGACCGCACGGCCCCACGGCGTTCGAAGCCCGCGCGGTGACCGGGCCGGGCCTGCGCGCACCCGTTTCGCTCTCGGTCGCGCAAGGCGAGATTCTCGGGCTCTTCGGCCTCGTGGGCGCCGGCCGGACCGAACTCCTGAAACTGTTCTTCGGATCCGAGCGCGCGACCTCCGGCTCCGTGATCGTCCACGGCGAAGCCGTCGCACTGCGCTCGCCCGCCGCCGCGATCGCCGCCGGCATCGTCTACTGCACCGAGGACCGCAAACGCGAAGGCATCGTCCCGATCCTCTCCGTGCAGGACAACTGCAACCTCGGCATCCGCGCCCCGCACACGAGCTGGGGTGGATTGATCGACGGACGCTGGGAGCGCGAAAACGCCACGGCCAAGGTTCGCGAACTCGCCGTGCGCACGCCGTCGGTCGAGCAACTCATCAAACACCTCTCCGGCGGCAACCAGCAGAAGGTGATCCTCGCCCGCTGGCTCTCGACGAAGATTCGCGTGCTCCTGCTCGACGAGCCGACGCGCGGCATCGACGTCGGCGCCAAGAGCGAAATCTACCGCATCATCCTGCGCCTCGCCGCCGAAGGCGTCGCCGTGATCCTCGTTTCGAGCGACCTGCCCGAGGCGCTCGGCCTCGCCGACCGCGTCGCCGTCATGCGCCAAGGCGAACTCGCCGCCATCCTCGACCGTTCCGCCGCCACGCCCGAACGCGTCCTCTCTCTCGCCCTGCCCCAGGAAAACGCCCCCGCCACCGGAGTAACCTAA